AACTCAGACGTATTTCTTGAGCCTGAAAGGTAAGCTTATAAGGATGCCACTGGCCTTCTAGCATGAACATTATATCAGGAAAGACAAGTCACTTAGTGTTAATAATGGTTTTACAATTAGTATAAAGAGATGTAGTAAACGAGTACGTTCAAAACATCACAAAACAACTTAACAATCCATATATGGTGCGTTAAGCTGTTTTGTTTTACATGTAAACACTATATATTGTGTTGGCTCTTTACAAGTCGTTTAATCAGTGGTAGAATAAAACTAAAGAATTTTTTAGAAATTAGGTAAATGAGATGATGGTTGGGGAAAAAACACAGGTAGTTTCTAGCACGATAGATGTGGTCAAACGCGATGGTCGTCATTTGAGTTTTGAACCAGAAAAAATTTATGAGGCGTTGAGAAAAGCGTCTGATGAACTATCACATATCTCACCAGTTCAAGATGTCAAACTAGAACATTTGACAGAAAAAATCGTCGCGACGATTTTTGATCGATTTAACAAAAATGTACAAATTTATGAAATCCAAAATATTGTGGAACATGTCTTGCTAGATGCTAATGAATATCAACTAGCTGAAGTCTATATTAATTATCGGACAAGACGTGATTTTGTGCGCGCACAAGCAACAGATATCAACTTTACGATTGATAAATTGATTAATAAAGATCAGTCAGTTGTCAATGAAAATGCAAATAAAGACAGTGATGTCTTTAATACACAACGTGACTTAACAGCGGGGATCGTTGGCAAGTCGATTGGCCTAAAAATGCTTCCATCACATGTCGCCAATGCCCATCAAAAAGGGGATATTCATTTTCATGACTTGGATTATCAACCTTATGCTCCGATGACAAACTGTTGTTTGGTTGATGTCAAAGGCATGCTTCGAGATGGCTTTAAACTGGGGAATGCGATCATCGACAGTCCCAAGTCTATCCAAACAGCAGCAGCACAGATTTCACAGATTATCGCAAATGTCGCCTCTAGTCAGTATGGTGGGACATCGGTCAACCGGATAGATGAAGTATTGGCACCCTATGCGGCCTTAAATTTTGCCAAGCATATGGCTGATGCAAAGGAATGGGTAGCCCCTGACAAACATGAAGCCTATGCGCGTGCAAAAACGAAAAAAGATATCTATGATGCCATGCAAAGTTTGGAGTATGAGATCAATACCCTCTTTACGTCAAATGGGCAAACACCCTTTACCACTTTTGGTTTTGGACTGGGAGAAGATTGGTATGCCTGTGAAATTCAAAAGGCAATCCTTCAAAATCGGATCAAAGGTTTAGGCAAAGAAGGCCGTACTGCCATCTTCCCTAAACTGGTCTTTACCATCAAACGTGGGTTAAATCTAGATCAAGCAGACCCTAATTATGCGATTAAAGTACTAGCTTCAGAATGTGCAACGAAACGGATGTATCCAGATATTGTCAGTTACGATAAAATCGTTGAACTGACTGGCTCTTTTAAGGCGCCGATGGGCTGTCGTAGTTTCTTACAAGGCTGGCAGGATGAAGCTGGTCATGATGTTGTTGATGGTCGGATGAACCTAGGCGTTGTCACACTTAATCTCCCCCGCATCGCGCTTGAAGCTAAAGGGGATAAGGCACGATTCTGGCAGATTTTTTCTGATCGCATGACGGTTATAAAGGACGCCCTAGTTTACAGAGTTGAGCGTGTTAAAGAGGCAACGCCAGCTAATGCCCCGATTTTATATGAAAATGGTGCCTTTGGTAAACGCCTCAGCAGAACAGATTCAGTAGATGAGTTGTTCAAAAATAGACGTGCAACAGTTTCTGCAGGCTATATTGGCTTGTACGAAGTCGCGACAGCATTTTATGGCGGAGAGTGGGAGTCAAATCCTGAGGCGAAATCTTTCACACTGGATATCTTACGTGAAATGAAGAAAGCTGCGGATACCTGGTCTGCCGAATTTGATTACCATTTTTCAATCTACTCGACACCTTCTGAAAGTTTAACCGACCGTTTCTGTCAGCTAGATACAGAAAAATTTGGTCAGGTTAAAGACATTACGGATAAGGAATACTATACAAATTCTTTCCACTATGATGTCCGTAAAAATCCGACACCATTTGAAAAACTTGCCTTTGAAAAAGACTATCCAGTCTATGCCAGTGGTGGCTTCATTCACTACTGTGAATATCCCATGCTCCAACAAAATCCCAAAGCATTAGAAGCTGTATGGGATTATGCCTATGATTTAGTTGGTTATCTGGGGACAAACACACCGATCGACCACTGTTATGCGTGTCACTTTGAAGGCGACTTCAAGGCGACAGAACGTGGCTTCCAATGTCCAAACTGCGGCAACACAGATCCTAAGACAGTCGATGTTGTCAAACGGACGTGTGGTTACCTAGGGAACCCACAAGCCCGTCCGATGGTAAATGGCCGTCACAAAGAAATCACATCTCGTGTCAAGCACATGAATGGGTCTATCGGGCATTTATCAAATGGCGATGAGTTAGAGAGCGTCACAGTTGATGCTGCAAAGTCTAAGTTCTTCAAAAAATAAGCAAAAAACAGCAAACTCTGATTTGCTGTTTTTTGTTTTACAGGATTGTTGGATATAGTATGTAAAATAAAGGTGCACAACTAAAAACACAATTTACCACTTTTAGGAAAATAGTTAATGATGACCTGTTGCCAATTAATAACCTATGGATTTAATAGTGTTGTTTTGATACAATGATTTATAAAGCGTGTTTTTTATAAATGGAGAAGAGGATGTTATGCGAAACAGAATGATAATAGGGTTAAGAACAATGGGGACTGTAGTAGGGTTAACGATGATAACGTTGTTAGTGACCTATATAGCAAGTTTTTGCTATACGTTTATAGGAAAAGTCGGCATACGATTACCGTATGGGTTGTTTGAGTCAGTCTATCAAACAACGAATTCAGGAGGATTTGGCATTGAAATTGCCCATAGCCAATATTTTATAGTGGTTATCATGGTCATGATGTTTTGTTTAACCTTGTTAGTGTCAGGGATAAAAAAGATTCATCACAAACTTCATTGATGCTATCGTGATTTAATTATCCATAGGTATAGATATTTTCAGGGGTTATCAACACGCTAGATTGGGTCGTAACAAGTCCAGACTAAAAAGGTTGTATTAAAGGAAGAAGCAAGTGTTAGATCATATTGATATAAAAGTCCGTCATTTAGCGCAGTCGAAAGTATTTTATAGGACCTTGTTAGCTGTTTTAGGTATTGCAGCATCATATGAAGATGCAAGTAGTATCATTTTCTCGGATAGTAAAGACTATATCTGGATTGGCGAAGGTATCCCAAAAAGAGTTCATTTTGCTTTTTCTGCTAAGGATATGCATGAGGTAAATAGGTTTTATCAAACTGGTTTAGCGTGTGGCGGAAAATCTGCTGGTGAACCAAGTTACCAAGGGGATGATTACTATTCTTGCTATATTTTAGATTTAGATAATTATCTGATAGAAGCTGTTTTTAGGAAAGTAAACTAGTGTTTTTAGGCGAACTTGTCATTTACTGTGGTGAGTGGTGACAAAAAACACACCTCTAACGTCCAACCCTGTCTATTGAGACTTTTAGCGACCTTGTGGTATAATATGGTCATGCAGAAAATTCTGGAAATAAAAAATTTAAGCTATAAATATGATGGAGAAAGCGACATTTACGCGGTAAATGACGTCTCTTTTGATATCTTGCGTGGGGAGTGGGTGTCGATTATTGGGCGTAATGGTTCTGGTAAGTCAACCACAGCACGTTTGATTGATGGGTTGATGGCCGCATCGTCTGGTGACATCATTATAGATGGCAAGCAGTTGACGGAAGAAAATGTGTGGGAACTCCGCCAAAAAATCGGTATGGTTTTCCAAAATCCAGATAATCAGTTTGTCGGCTCAACAGTCGAAGATGACGTTGCTTTTGGTATGGAAAATCAGGGCGTCCCACGTGAAGAAATGTTATCACGTGTTGAGGCTGCCTTAGCGCGAGTTGATATGTCTGAGTTTAAAACCAAGGAGCCTGCACGTTTGTCGGGTGGTCAAAAGCAACGTGTTGCGATCGCAGGTATCGTTGCCTTACGACCAGATATCATCATCCTGGATGAAGCAACGTCGATGCTAGACCCT
The DNA window shown above is from Lactococcus paracarnosus and carries:
- the nrdD gene encoding anaerobic ribonucleoside-triphosphate reductase is translated as MMVGEKTQVVSSTIDVVKRDGRHLSFEPEKIYEALRKASDELSHISPVQDVKLEHLTEKIVATIFDRFNKNVQIYEIQNIVEHVLLDANEYQLAEVYINYRTRRDFVRAQATDINFTIDKLINKDQSVVNENANKDSDVFNTQRDLTAGIVGKSIGLKMLPSHVANAHQKGDIHFHDLDYQPYAPMTNCCLVDVKGMLRDGFKLGNAIIDSPKSIQTAAAQISQIIANVASSQYGGTSVNRIDEVLAPYAALNFAKHMADAKEWVAPDKHEAYARAKTKKDIYDAMQSLEYEINTLFTSNGQTPFTTFGFGLGEDWYACEIQKAILQNRIKGLGKEGRTAIFPKLVFTIKRGLNLDQADPNYAIKVLASECATKRMYPDIVSYDKIVELTGSFKAPMGCRSFLQGWQDEAGHDVVDGRMNLGVVTLNLPRIALEAKGDKARFWQIFSDRMTVIKDALVYRVERVKEATPANAPILYENGAFGKRLSRTDSVDELFKNRRATVSAGYIGLYEVATAFYGGEWESNPEAKSFTLDILREMKKAADTWSAEFDYHFSIYSTPSESLTDRFCQLDTEKFGQVKDITDKEYYTNSFHYDVRKNPTPFEKLAFEKDYPVYASGGFIHYCEYPMLQQNPKALEAVWDYAYDLVGYLGTNTPIDHCYACHFEGDFKATERGFQCPNCGNTDPKTVDVVKRTCGYLGNPQARPMVNGRHKEITSRVKHMNGSIGHLSNGDELESVTVDAAKSKFFKK
- a CDS encoding energy-coupling factor ABC transporter ATP-binding protein, producing the protein MQKILEIKNLSYKYDGESDIYAVNDVSFDILRGEWVSIIGRNGSGKSTTARLIDGLMAASSGDIIIDGKQLTEENVWELRQKIGMVFQNPDNQFVGSTVEDDVAFGMENQGVPREEMLSRVEAALARVDMSEFKTKEPARLSGGQKQRVAIAGIVALRPDIIILDEATSMLDPKGRLAIVDVVREIKEQFDLTVISITHDLDEASLSDKIIVMKDGQIEQIEEPSQLFLNNNLVEIGLDVPFSANVANDLRQAGLDIPETYYTESELADFLCQSILTK